The genome window GAAAATCTGAAGGTGAAGATATCTTGGTAGAGTTTCAGTGAACCTTCACCATCATGCGTATGACGTTTTTTCTCATGCTTGATTAAGAAACATGGGTTTTGTAGGAAATGAGTTGGTCATTTTCTCACTAGGCTGTGAAAATTCTCTCTTAGTAATGTGTCAGAAATACAGACATACACAACAGATAATTTTGCCCAAAATATGCATTATAAATACTTTTCCCCAGTTTGCTGTTTGACTTGCTTACAGTGACCTTTTccatgaagaaaaattatttttaattttcaattatttttattcaatgtTTTTATGATTTCTGAGTTTTGTGTCATGTTTAAGAAAATCTTCCCCAATCCAGAGTTATAAAAGAATTTCCCTGTGGTCACCaagggggagaggagaagggaaagcgatggactgggaatttgggattgacagatgcaaactattacatttgaaatggataaataacaaggtcctagtgtacagcacagggaactatattcaataccttgtttaaaaccataatggaaatgaaaataaagaaactgagtcattttgctgtgcagaagagattggcacaacattgtaaatcaactataattcacttttttaaaaaaaaggactatTCCTCCCCTACCAATCAGAGAATACCAAAGTATTTATAGTTAAAATgctttgaacacacacacacaaagaattttCCCATGTCTTCTTCTGacactttttgcttctcttatttatatttaaatacaaaatccattttaaagttaactcagggaactcaaacaggggctctgtatcaacctagaggggtgggatggggagggagatgagagggaggctcaaaagggaggggatatttgtatacctatggctgattcatgttgaggtttgatagaaaacagcaaaattctttaaagcaattacccatcaattaaaaaaaaagttaacaaggTGTGAATATGAGCTATGATCCCTAAGGCATTTCACTCTAGATGGCTTCTCAGTTGCCCAGTAACCttactgatttattatttttattattttatctctaTCTGCTCCCATTGGAAATGGCCCCTTTATCATATCCTGGATTCCACATGCATATATGTTTGATTCCTGAGACTCTCGGTCCTGCTGCCTCAATCTCTCTGCCTGTTTTCATGTTAGCACCTCACTGTATTCACTGAGGCTTTCCAGTATGTTCTAATCTGGTAGGGCTGACCagtcctcatttctttctttttctctccagaaGTAGTTGaggtttcattttccttcttttttttttttttttcttttttcctcactttttttcATACCTAGGAAAGCTACTGTTTTCTGTAATTTTGTCCCCAGTCACCTTTCTGAGCGACCTGTCTTTGCAGTAGCATCTCAATCTCAGAGAGATGACTCTCTGAGGTTGTCCAGGTCACCCATCACACCATTCTCTCCAAAACCCACATTCTTCCAATTTTCCAGCCTCAACATCCACTGGAACCATGCCTGTCAGGATTGGCCAGGACTCCCTATGTCAGTTCTTAGTCTTCATCTTAGTCAATCTCTTGGGTAGGATTGATGCTGTGGCTCACTCACATCTTCTAGAATAGCTTCTCTGTTCTGTCTCTGGGATAATTTCCTAGCTTACTACTCCTTCAGCAGCTGCTTTTCACTACTGTGCTGGCCGAGTCCTCCTCTTCTGCGTCTCTGGAGGTTGGAGGCCCCAGTGTTGAGTCTCAAACCTCTTCTTCACAAATATTCACTCCCAAGGATGAGCTCCCCAGCTCCTCTGGAATGTAAGAGGCACAGTCTTATGTATCACCATCATCACATCTTCATGCCTGAAACAGTGCCCTGGCACAGCATATGTACACAACAGTGctgggtaaatgaatgaatgagtgaatacacTTCTCTGGTTGCTTTAAATGCCTCATAGTTAAGTTTCCAAAGGAAACCACAAGTAACTCAATGTGGAGGCAGGATGGGCACATGAAAGGAAGTCACAGGAGCTAAGACTGAAAATACTGGCtgcgctctgctgctgctaagtcgcttcagtcatgtccgactctgtgcgaccccatagacagcagcccaccaggctctgccatccctgggattctccatgcaagaacactggagtgggttgccatttcctcctccaatgcatgaaagtgaaaagtgaaactgaagtcattcagtcgtgccagactcctAGCGGCCCCATGGCAGTCTAAAAAAAATCTAgctggatttccttggtggtgcagtagataagaatttgcctgccagcctggggacatgagttcgatccctggtccaggaagatcttgcatgccatggagcagctaagcccatatgccacatctattgagcctgtgctctagagcctggaagctgcaactgctgatgcccacatgccctagagcccatgccctgcaacagaAGAAACCACCACGATAAGAAGCCTCCACACTgccactagagagaagcctgcacagcaacgaagacctagcacagccaaaactaaatacattatttcttttaaataaataaactatatagaactaaaaagataaaagctttttttttaaacctttaataaaaaaagaaatacattctaGCTAACAAATATCACAATGTACAGGGAGAAAGGTGACACAGAGTACAGGCGGTATGCTAAATTCCTTATCTTTTATAAGGGAACTCAATATACCCTGTTGTTGATATTCataaatcaaaaatataaatgtatggggttttttttttttactatataaagCTATAACATTAACATCTAAAAGAACTAAGAATGGAAATTGGACCTTGGTTGCTACTGGGAAATGAGATTAGGAGAGATGTTACTTTCATTTTTGCACCTTAGTCTATGGCCACACAACCCTAAATGCGCCCAATCTAGTAATTTTATGCACCTTGGTATcacttgaaataaaattaatgcgCATTCACTACTTCTGTGATTAAATTGTAAAAGATCAAGTGAGCCAGGCCATGCAGGGCCTTGAATGCCAAGCAAAGCATTCTTTAGCTACAGACGCTCATGTTACTTGGTAGGTTGGCGTCTTGCGCAGGCTCACAGCAAGCTGCAAAAGGTTTTAGGACAGCCCTTCCTCACAGGGAGGGGGACGGAAGAGGGCAGGATGGGTACAGAGGCAGAGGTCAGTGATTGGAGTCAGGGCAAATAAAAACATCTCGTgagctttcttgtctctctcatCTCCAGAACCTCTCATTTGCCAGTTCCCCTCCGGCAGGAAATCGCAGGGCCTTTCGGCATCTTGCTGAGCCTCCCtgggccaccaggcttctctcctgCTCCTGCAGGCAGCCACACATCCAGAGGGTGGAAAAGCGTTGTCTGCCGTTTGTCAATCCCAGCAAAGCTATTTCTTTTCTACTCACTACCTCCAGCAAGAAGAATGGCGTCAAGGTAAGAATTTGCTCAAGAACTATCTCCCATCAAAGGCAGATTTGTCTCCTCTTGAGTCCACACTCTCATGAGTTCATGTCagggtggggcaggcaggggacacaggcacCCATCAGGAACAGTCAGGAGACAGGAAGCTCCCATTGGAAGCTTTGGCTGCTGGTAGCTTGAACTATGGGAGAGCCCAACAGGGTCAAGCAggttctttctgcttctgttccCCTTCCCTATATGTGCCTCTTCTCTCCAAACATTCAAATCTGCTTACGTAGAGAAATATTTTGTGAATTCTAATTTAGGGAAGGAGGTGGCATGTGGGCATTGGAAAATTAAATTGCTGCTGATAACCTCAGGCATCACTgatttgcttgctgctgctgctaagttgcttcagtcgtgtccgactctgtgcaaccccagagacggcagcccaccaggttcccccgtccctgggattctccaggcaagaacactggagtggttgccatttccttctccaatgcatgaaagtggaaagtgaaagtgaagtcgctcagtcgtgtctgactcctagcgaccccatggactgcagcccaccaggctcctctgcccatggtattttccaggcaagagtaccggagtgggtgccattgccttctccagatttgcTTGCTAGTCaatgttattttgtttgttttgtttcttgtataCTTGTATCTGGCCTTGTCCCAGCAGAAAATACAGGGCATAATCAAAGATGGTAATTTAGGAGAATTTAACGCAGGTGGGCACAGCTAAGGGATATTTCTAAAGGACGctgaaccccaccccccacccccaaccaagaCCAAGTCTTCATAGGGAGCTGTTACTATTGCTGGGCCTgctggggaagaggaagaagctgCCAGAACCCGGGGCAGGGGGCTCTGGCTGGAGCTGTAGGTGTCACTGTGGTTTTAGGAAAGGGCCACCAGGCAGGGGCTGTGTCCTCAAGTAGCATAGCACGGCCAACTGCCGTCTCACAGCCTGGCAGGGAGGCAGCCAGGGAGCTCAAAACCCCAGTCACTCTCTTCCGCCTCCTCACTCTCCAGCCTCCTCTCAGCATGGCCCTGGAAGCAAacgggaggcagagagagagggaggccaTCAGCTAGGCACTGATACATCTCCTCCCGGAATGCAGAGATGGgtacagaggaaggaagggagacgCTGGCCAAGGGTGAAAACCTCTCTCTCCCAAGGCCTCCTCACAGTCCCGGGACTGGGTCAGTTTCTCGTTGTATCTCCTCAGTTTGTTTCTTTGACTGTTGGCTTGCACCTGTATCTAGTGTCACTTCTTTGGAATAATCTCTCACCATCATCCgagataggcttcccaggtggtgctacctATCATgtggtaaggaattcacctgccagtgcaggagacacaagagacacaggtttgatccctgggtcaggaaggagggcacagcaacccactccagtattcttgcctggaaaattccatggacagaggagcctggcaggttacagtccatggggtcacaaatagacacgactgaagtgacttagcatgcacacatcatCAGAAATGCCTTGAGAATGTATTCactgagtttttattttgagGTAGGGGTACACAGGTACTTATAAGTATCGAgttggccaaaacattcattcaggttttccataccatcttatggaaaaactcgaatgaaccttttggccaacccagtattttcaGTTTGTGATTTCGGTTTCTCTAGAGAAGAATCCATAATAAGAGTGACTTAACCTGTGTCCACCACAAGAGTGCTAGGCACTGGGCACACACCAATGCATGGAGAAAAGCATTGTCTATCCTTATAAAGCTCACACATGGGGCCATTTCTAGCTCAAGAGGCCTCCTGACCCACTCACACTTGTCATAGCAAGAGCTCTTCATGACCCTAAACCATGATCTCCTTTCTTCCTAGGGGGTGCATTCCTCTTAGTCACAGCGATGGCCCCCACAGCATGACTTCCTGGCCCTAGAAGGTTATCTCAGTCCCAGACAGAAGGAATGCTGAGCTCAGAGTCCTTTGGTCACTCTCACATAATTTGTCCatatttttctcctcctgcctctctgtgGACACGACATGGCCTGGGAGGCTGACTGGAGGGGACATTCTCATGTCATTAGAGGGTCGTGTTGCAATAGAGAGAGCCCAGGCAATAGAGTCAGagagttgctgttgttgttcagtcgctaagttgtgtccgactctttctgaccccatggactgcagcacatcaggcttccctgcccttcgctatctccctgagtttgctcaaactcatgtccattaagttggtgattgCTAactaaccagctcatcctctgccacctctttctctttttgccttcagcctttcccagcatcagggtctttccagtgagtcagttcttcgcatcagggagccaaagtattggagtttcagcttcaacatcagtccttccagggttgatttcctttaggattgactggtttgatctccttgctgtccaagagactctcaagagtcttctccaacaccacagttcaaaagcatcaattctttggcactcagccttctttatggtccaactctcacatccatacgtgaaaaatctactggaaagatcatagctttgagtatatggacctctgtcagcaaattgatgtctctgttttttaatatgatgtccaggttggtcatagcttttttccaaggagcaaatgtcttttagtttcatggctgaagtcaccatctgcagtgattttggagcccaagaaagaagaatctgtcactgcttccactttttccccttctgtttgccatgaagtgatagggtcAGATgctattatcttagttttttgaatgctgagttttgagtcagctttttcactctccttctttaccctcatcaagaagttctttagttcctcttcactttctgccattagagtggtattatttgtgtatttgaggttgttgatatttctcctgacaatcttgattccagcttgtgcttcatccagcccagcatttcacatgatgtactttgcttaagttaaataagcaaggtgacaatatacagctttgttgtactcctttctcaattttaaacCAATCacctgttccatgtctggttctaactattgcttcttgacctgcatacaggtttctcaggaggcaggtaaggtggtctggtattcccatctctaagaattttccacagtttgttgtgatccacatagtcaaaggctttcgtgtagtcaacaaagcagaggtagatgtttttctcaaattcccttgctttctctatgatccagcgaatgttggtaattggtctctggttcctctgtgttttctaaaccttgtacatcaggaagttctcggtTGTGTACTGcggaagcctagcttgaaggattttaagcataaccttacgagcatgtgaaatgagcacaattgtgcagtagtttgagcattctttggcactgtccttctttgggattggaatcaaaactgaccttttccagtcctgtggccactgctgagttttccaaatttgctggcatattaagtgcagcactttaacagcatcatcttttaggatttgaaatagctcagctggaattccatcacctccactagctttgtttgtagtaatgcttcctgagccccacttgacttcgcactccaggatgtctggctctaggtgagtgaccacaccagcatggttatctgggtcattaagccattttttgtacagttcttttgtgtattcctgccatgtcttcttagtctcttctgcttctgttaggtccttactgtttctgttctttatcatgcccatcactgcatgaaatgttcccttgatgcctctaattttcttaaagagatctgtaatcttttccattctattgtttttctctatttctttgaatttttcatttaagaaggcctcctttctattctctggaattctgcattcagttgggtatatctctccctttctctcttgcttttcacttctctcctttcctcagatacttgtaaggcctcctcagacaaccattctgccttcttgcatttctatttctttgggatggttttggtcactgattcctgttcagttcagttcagtcgctcagtcgtgtccgactctttgcaaccccatgaattgcagcatgccaggcctccctgtccatcaccaactcctggagttcactcagactcatgtccatcaagtcagtgatgccatccagccatctcatcctctgtcgtccccttctcctcctgcccccaatccctcccggcatcagagtcttttctaataagtcagctcctcgcatgaggtggccagagtactggagtttcagctttagcatcattccttccaaagaaatctcagggctgatctccttcagaatggactggttggatctccttgcagtccaaggcactctcaagagtcttctccaacaccacagttcaaaatcatcaattcttcggtgctcagctttcttcagagtccaactctcacatccatacatgaccactggaaaaaccatagccttgactagacggacctttgttggcaaagtaatgtctctgcttttgaatatgctatctaggttggtcataactttccttccaaggagcaagcgtcttttaatttcatggctgcagtcatcatctgcagtgatttttgagccctgaaaaataaagtctgacactgtttccactgtttccccatctatttcccatgaagtgatgggatcagatgccatgatcttcgttttctgaatgttgagtcttaagccaactttttcactctcctctttcaccttcatcaagaggctttttagttcctcttcactttctgccataagggtggtgtcatctgcatatctgaggttattgatatttctcccggcaatcttgattccagcttgtgcttcttccagcccagcgtttctcatgatgtactctgcatataagttaaataagcagggtgacaatatacagccttgacatactccttttcccatttggaaccagtctgttgttccatgtccagttctaactgttgcttcctgacctgcatacaaatttctcaagaggcaggtcaggtggtctggtagtcccatctctttcagaattgtccacagtttattgtgatccacacagtcaaaggctttggcgtagtcaataaagcagaaatagatgtttttctggaactctcttgctttttccatgatccagcagatgttggcaatttggtctctggtgcctctgccttttctaaacccagcttgaacatcaggaagttcacggttcacgtattgctgaagcctggcttggagaattttgagcattactttactagtgtgtgagatgagtgcaattgtgcggtagtttgagcattctttggcattgcctttctttgggattggaatgaaaactgaccttttccagtcctgtggccactgctgagttttccaaatttgctggcctattgagtgtagcactttcacagcatcatcttccaggatttgaaatagctcaactggaattccatcacctccactagctttgttcatagtgatgctttctaaggcccacttgacttcacattccaggatgtctggctttaggtgagtgatcacaccatcatgattatctgggtcatgaagatcttttttgtacggttcttctgtgtattcttgccacctcttctcaatatcttctgcttctgttagctccataccatttctgtcctttatccagcccatctttgcatgaaatgttcccttggtatctctaattttcttaaagagatctctagtctttcccattctgttgttttcctctatttctttgcattgatccctgtacattgttacaaacctccatccatagttcttcacacactctatcagatctgatcccttgaatctgttcatgacctccactgtataatcataagagatttgatttaggtcatacctgaatggtctagtggtttgccTTACTTTCTTTagcttaagcctgaattttgcaatgaagagctcatgatctaagccatagtcagctccaggtatCGTTTCTGAGTCAGAGAGAACTGGGTTTAAATATTCCAGGTCTCCAGGGCTGTGGACTGCAGTAAGTATCTGAATCTCTGCAAGCTTCCAGTTCCCTCCTCTGTGACACGGGGACAGTGACTCCCACCTAGCAGGGTCGCTGTGAGAATGGATGATCACAGGGCAGGTGCTTTCACATCTTTGTGTTCCCAGGAATACCAGCGGAGGGTTTCTGAGCTTGGATCCAACCATCGCAGCCTGGGAGCCAGAATTCACACCCATGAATCACACTGGCGAGGACCATCCTCAAACTTTCAGCACGATGACCATGACCCTGTTCGTGCTGACGGCCATCATTGCCCTGGGAGGACTGGCAGGAAACGCGGTTGTGCTCTGGCTCCTGGGCTTTCACTTGCGCAGGAATGCCTTCACCGTCTACATCCTCAACCTGGCGGCAGCCGACTTCCTGTGCCTCTGCTGCCAAGTTATAGATTCCCTGGAGGCCCTCATCGCCTGCTGCAGCGCCAGCTCCATCCCCAGCTTTTTCACCACTGTGATGACCTTCGCCTACCTGGCGGGCCTGAGCTTGCTCAGCGCCATTAGCACCGAGCGCTGTGTGTCCGTCCTGTGCCCCGTCTGGTACCGCTGCCACCGCCCCACACACTTATCAGCCATCGTGTGCACCGTGCTCTGGGCCGTGGCCCTGCTGCTGAGTATCCTGGAGGGGAAGTTCTGTGGCTTCCTCTTAACGGATTTTAGCCATCTTTGGTGTCAGGTGTTTGATTTCATCGCTGCCGGGTGGATGATGTTCTTATTTGGGCTCCTCGCTGGGTCCAGCCTGGCCCTGCTGCTCAGGATCCTGTGTAAGTCCCAGCACATACAGCTGACCAGGCTCTATGTGACCGTTGGGCTCACGGTGCTGGCCTTCCTGCTCTGCGGCCTGCCCTACGGCATCCTCTGGTTCCTCTTAATCTGGATTCAGGATGATTTGTTTGCCATCCCCTGTCACAACTGCCTGGTTGTCTTTGGTTTGTCCTGCATCAACAGCTCCATCAATCCCATCATTTACTTCTTCGTGGGCTCCTTCAGGCAAAGGCAGACAAAGAAGCGAGGGCGGCAGACCCTCAAGGTGGTGCTCCAGCGGGCCTTGGAGGACATATCAGAAGTGGGTGAAAGCGAAGGCTCCCTTCCTCAGGCAACCCTGGAGTTGAGAAACAGTCTGGTGTCCTGATTCAGAGTCTCTGCCTTGGTCAGACACACTGTGGCTTTGAGCGACAACTTTCTCTCTATTACTTCGGGAGGATCTCTTAGGTTCTCTCAGCCTCTGGACCCACCCTGACTGTAAAACGGTTAAACAAATCATCTGGCTGGTGAGGATTAAGGGAGACGGT of Bubalus bubalis isolate 160015118507 breed Murrah chromosome 5, NDDB_SH_1, whole genome shotgun sequence contains these proteins:
- the LOC102407062 gene encoding mas-related G-protein coupled receptor member X2 isoform X2; the encoded protein is MASRNTSGGFLSLDPTIAAWEPEFTPMNHTGEDHPQTFSTMTMTLFVLTAIIALGGLAGNAVVLWLLGFHLRRNAFTVYILNLAAADFLCLCCQVIDSLEALIACCSASSIPSFFTTVMTFAYLAGLSLLSAISTERCVSVLCPVWYRCHRPTHLSAIVCTVLWAVALLLSILEGKFCGFLLTDFSHLWCQVFDFIAAGWMMFLFGLLAGSSLALLLRILCKSQHIQLTRLYVTVGLTVLAFLLCGLPYGILWFLLIWIQDDLFAIPCHNCLVVFGLSCINSSINPIIYFFVGSFRQRQTKKRGRQTLKVVLQRALEDISEVGESEGSLPQATLELRNSLVS
- the LOC102407062 gene encoding mas-related G-protein coupled receptor member X2 isoform X1, with amino-acid sequence MLRGGPQRTSHLPVPLRQEIAGPFGILLSLPGPPGFSPAPAGSHTSRGWKSVVCRLSIPAKLFLFYSLPPARRMASRNTSGGFLSLDPTIAAWEPEFTPMNHTGEDHPQTFSTMTMTLFVLTAIIALGGLAGNAVVLWLLGFHLRRNAFTVYILNLAAADFLCLCCQVIDSLEALIACCSASSIPSFFTTVMTFAYLAGLSLLSAISTERCVSVLCPVWYRCHRPTHLSAIVCTVLWAVALLLSILEGKFCGFLLTDFSHLWCQVFDFIAAGWMMFLFGLLAGSSLALLLRILCKSQHIQLTRLYVTVGLTVLAFLLCGLPYGILWFLLIWIQDDLFAIPCHNCLVVFGLSCINSSINPIIYFFVGSFRQRQTKKRGRQTLKVVLQRALEDISEVGESEGSLPQATLELRNSLVS